From the genome of Metarhizium brunneum chromosome 4, complete sequence, one region includes:
- the wip1 gene encoding Inner kinetochore subunit wip1, with protein MALGKKAYPRATVKKIIKAHSNMSVKKNADVTIFLNYVLFMETLVKEAAIYAKQSGERGLTARSVNKVTRDTLAKFKG; from the exons ATGGCACTCGGTAAGAAAGCATATCCGCGGGCAACCGTTAAGAAGATCATAAAGGCGCACTCGAACATGAGTGTCAAGAAGAACGCAGACGTCACG ATATTCTTAAACTACGTCCTCTTCATGGAAAC ACTCGTCAAAGAAGCAGCCATCTACGCCAAGCAGTCAGGCGAGCGCGGCTTGACGGCAAGGAGTGTAAACAAGGTGACCAGA GATACACTGGCCAAGTTCAAGGGCTGA
- the GIM3 gene encoding Prefoldin subunit 4 produces the protein MQRRMLSKEDEQAGDEVEVRREDQDKINKFSRLHQRELAMEEELRLKNKEKEEYDDLSTELELADEDEKIQYKIGDAFFHIPLDQAQEMLEAATTKIDEEASELEDKIGSVREEMQQLKVELYARFGKQINLEV, from the exons ATGCAGAGGCGTATG CTCTCCAAGGAGGACGAGCAGGCAGGCGACGAAGTCGAGGTCCGCAGAGAAGACCAGGATAAGATCAACAAGTTTAGCCGGCTGCATCAGAGGGAACTGGCCATGGAGGAGGAACTCAGGTTGAAGAAT aaagagaaagaggaaTATGATGACCTGTCGACAGAGTTGGAGCTAGcggatgaagatgaaaagATTCA GTACAAGATCGGCGATGCATTCTTTCACATTCCACTTGATCAAGCCCAAGAGATGTTGGAAGCGGCTACGACGAAAATTGACGAAGAGGCGAGCGAACTAGAAGACAAGATTGGCTCGGTACGCGAGGAGATGCAGCAACTCAAAGTCGAATTGTACGCCAGATTCGGAAAGCAAATCAACCTCGAAGTATAA
- the TPO3_1 gene encoding Polyamine transporter 3, with product MSTSNYNDTLSGNLIPANAVMNPELLRTGSGSGPQDVEPQQQNDRNSVIQDLSSPDAIQRTGRSDQSYTVIGWDVNDPENPHNWSFFKKTYILTVTCMLVTNSTMGSALPCMAIPQIIDEFGSVSQEHKVLLISIFLLGYVFGPVIWAPLSEEYGRRYLTTATFFAYCLFTMASALSPTWSSLLGFRLCSGVFASAPIAVVAGILADIYGDARTTVFGPIFGPIVSGFASPTIGWRWTFWIALLYAGLTFIMLIFLPETHHQILLARRAKKLRQQSQSATIVAPRDLETTDLPQLVSRVLTRPLRMLFFEPIVAATCSYLALAYAIFYMSFQAFPIIFLRRYGLSPGITGLCYLPIGAGAFLSMVCFWSWDAYVARASSRGAVWATTDEYRRVPLATVGGPLFVISLFWLGFTAKPSISFVVPMLAGLPFGMGFQLIFMTLLNYLTDAYEVYAASANAAASATRSCLAVVLPLATRAMFNQLGISGACAVLGGLSAAMSVIPFVFLWKGQAIRNKSPFCIALRQMKEDSLRQEEQNRLEKDKEANRAHDV from the exons ATGTCTACAAGCAATTATAATGACACGCTGTCTGGTAACCTTATCCCGGCGAACG CAGTAATGAACCCGGAATTGCTTAGGACTGGCAGCGGAAGCGGCCCCCAAGATGTTgaaccacaacaacaaaatGACCGCAACAGCGTGATCCAAGACCTGAGCTCACCAGATGCTATTCAACGGACAGGCAGAAGCGACCAGAGCTATACTGTCATCGGTTGGGATGTCAATGACCCGGAGAATCCCCACAACTGGTCGTTT TTCAAAAAGACCTACATTCTCACGGTAACATGCATGCTCGTCACCAATTCAACCATGGGCTCGGCCCTCCCCTGCATGGCCATCCCCCAGATCATTGACGAATTCGGCAGCGTCTCGCAAGAGCATAAAGTCCTTCTCAtttccatcttcctcctcggctACGTGTTTGGTCCCGTCATCTGGGCACCGCTCAGTGAGGAGTATGGCAGAAGATATCTTACCACCGCGACGTTCTTCGCCTATTGCCTCTTTACCATGGCATCCGCCTTGTCACCAACATGGTCTTCATTGCTAGGATTTCGTCTATGCTCTGGCGTGTTTGCCAGTGCGCCTATAGCCGTGGTAGCCGGCATACTGGCAGACATATATGGCGATGCTCGT ACAACAGTATTCGGCCCCATCTTCGGGCCAATAGTATCAGGGTTCGCGTCACCAACTATTGGCTGGCGCTGGACATTCTGGATCGCCCTTCTCTACGCAGGTCTCACATTCATCATGCTCATCTTCCTCCCGGAAACTCATCACCAGAtcctcctcgcccgccgcgccAAGAAGCTCCGGCAGCAAAGCCAATCCGCCACCATCGTCGCCCCCCGCGACCTCGAGACAACCGACCTCCCCCAGCTCGTCAGCAGGGTACTCACCCGACCCCTCCGCATGCTCTTCTTCGAGCCCATCGTCGCCGCGACTTGCTCCTACCTCGCACTTGCTTACGCTATCTTTTACATGTCCTTCCAGGCGTTCCCAATCATCTTCCTCCGCCGCTACGGTCTTTCCCCCGGCATCACGGGGCTCTGCTACCTGCCCATCGGAGCAGGCGCCTTCCTGAGCATGGTCTGCTTCTGGAGTTGGGACGCCTACGTCGCTCGCGCATCTTCCCGCGGCGCAGTGTGGGCCACAACTGATGAATACCGTCGTGTGCCGCTCGCCACCGTCGGTGGTCCGCTGTTTGTTATATCTCTCTTCTGGCTGGGCTTCACCGCGAAGCCGAGTATATCTTTTGTGGTGCCCATGCTAGCGGGGCTACCCTTTGGGATGGGCTTCCAACTTATCTTCATGACCTTGTTAAATTATCTGACGGACGCGTACGAGGTGTATGCTGCTTCCGCTAATGCGGCCGCCTCCGCGACACGGTCCTGCCTAGCAGTTGTGTTGCCGCTAGCCACAAGAGCCATGTTCAATCAGCTCGGTATATCCGGTGCGTGTGCCGTCCTGGGAGGGCTGAGTGCTGCCATGAGCGTTATTCCATTCGTATTCCTGTGGAAGGGACAAGCCATTAGGAATAAATCGCCGTTTTGTATTGCATTGCGACAGATGAAGGAGGACTCGTTGCGTCAGGAGGAACAGAACCGGCTGGAGAAGGATAAAGAGGCCAACAGGGCTCATGATGTTTGA
- the THR4 gene encoding Threonine synthase: MAQNGVSEGSSDFHKPSQRYLSTRGEDSDCSFEEVVLRGLASDGGLYIPEQIPRATAWESWKDLSFSDLAYEIMSLYISQYEIPSPDLRDLVNRSYSTFRSDQVTPLVQLDGNHYLLELFHGPTFAFKDVALQFVGNLFEYFLARKNEGKVGRDRHHLTVVGATSGDTGSAAIYGLRGKKDVSVFIMFPKGRVSPIQELQMTTVLDKNVHNLSIEGTFDDCQDILKSMLADPEANKPINVGAVNSINWARILAQITYYFHSYFSLVKQSPNFKLGDKIRFVVPTGNFGDILAGYFAMRMGLPVEKLVIATNENDILDRFWKTGKYEKQPAPEDGKDIAPEGVKETLSPAMDILVSSNFERLLWFLAYEFASSAGMDDQWNKKQAGQEVSKWLKELKTTGSFGPVYQDVLKCAKRDFDSERVDDNQTLETIQALYKKVGYVLDPHSAVGVAATIRSAANASPDVHHISLSTAHPAKFSSAVEKALNGQDGFDFENKVLPKEFVGLSEKEKRVTEVEGSVSKVRELVKAQVEQELSELQ, from the exons ATGGCACAAAACGGAGTTTCCGAGGGGTCTAGCGACTTTCATAAACCGTCGCAGCGTTACCTGAGCACTCGCGGCGAGGACAGTGAT TGCTCGTTCGAAGAGGTTGTTCTACGTGGCTTGGCTTCCGATGGCGGCCTGTACATTCCCGAGCAGATCCCCAGGGCTACGGCCTGGGAAAGCTGGAAAGACCTGAGCTTCTCGGACCTGGCCTACGAAATCATGTCTCTCTACATCTCACAGTACGAGATACCCTCACCAGATCTCAGGGATCTTGTCAACCGAAGTTACTCGACTTTTCGCAGCGACCAAGTCACCCCGCTCGTCCAACTTGACGGCAACCATTACCTTCTCGAGCTTTTCCACGGTCCCACGTTTGCCTTTAAGGACGTTGCCCTTCAATTTGTTGGCAACCTGTTCGAATATTTTCTAGCTAGGAAAAATGAGGGCAAAGTTGGAAGAG ACCGTCATCATCTCACAGTCGTTGGTGCTACCAGTGGTGACACTGGCTCCGCTGCCATTTACGGCCTACGCGGTAAAAAAGATGTTTCGGTATTCATCATGTTCCCCAAGGGCCGCGTAAGCCCTATCCAGGAGCTGCAAATGACCACTGTCTTGGATAAGAATGTGCACAACCTCTCCATTGAAGGGACTTTCGACGATTGCCAG GACATCCTGAAATCCATGCTCGCCGATCCCGAGGCCAACAAGCCCATCAACGTTGGTGCTGTCAACTCTATCAACTGGGCTCGTATTCTGGCACAAATTACTTATTACTTCCACTCATATTTCTCCCTGGTTAAGCAATCCCCAAACTTCAAGCTTGGTGACAAGATTCGATTCGTCGTGCCCACTGGAAATTTTGGAGACATCCTGGCCGGGTACTTTGCCATGCGTATGGGGCTACCTGTTGAGAAACTGGTCATCGCAACCAACGAAAACGACATTTTGGACCGCTTCTGGAAGACTGGAAAGTACGAGAAGCAGCCCGCGCCCGAAGATGGCAAGGATATCGCCCCCGAGGGCGTCAAGGAGACTCTCAGCCCCGCCATGGATATTCTGGTTTCTAGCAACTTTGAGCGCCTGCTCTGGTTCTTAGCCTACGAATTTGCCTCAAGTGCGGGTATGGACGACCAGTGGAACAAGAAGCAGGCAGGCCAGGAGGTTTCCAAGTGGCTTAAGGAGTTGAAGACCACGGGGTCATTCGGCCCCGTCTACCAGGATGTTCTGAAATGCGCCAAGCGCGACTTTGACAGTGAGCGAGTAGACGACAACCAGACCCTGGAAACCATACAGGCTCTGTACAAGAAGGTTGGATACGTTCTGGACCCGCATTCCGCCGTTGGTGTTGCTGCCACCATCAGatccgccgccaacgccagCCCAGATGTTCACCACATCTCGTTGTCCACAGCCCACCCCGCTAAATTTTCCAGCGCAGTGGAGAAGGCATTGAACGGACAAGACGGCTTCGATTTTGAGAACAAGGTACTGCCCAAGGAGTTCGTCGGACTATCCGAGAAGGAGAAACGGGTCACTGAGGTGGAAGGGAGTGTAAGCAAGGTCCGGGAGCTTGTCAAGGCACAGGTAGAGCAGGAACTTTCCGAGCTTCAGTGA